In the genome of Carboxydothermus pertinax, the window TACTGACGGAGTACAGGTCGAAACGCCAAAACCAAAGCAAGAAACTAAAGCTAAAGCAGAGGATGTAAAAGAAATGGTTAAAAGAATGGCGGCAGAAGTCAAAACATATGCCGAGGAAGCCAGCTGGACACAAGAACAGTTGCGGGAACATGTGCATGAAAGATATGGCAAAGAACCAACCAAGTTGACGCTGGAGGAATGGCAAGAGTTACATCAATACATCAAAGATTTAGCGATGATTACAAAGTCCGTCGAGGTGGATGTTGAATAATGGCGGGCGGGCTCGGCCTGCTCGCCTTATAAGAGGTGAAAAGCAATGGGGCGGACTAAGATAGAGTGGGCCGATGCAGTATGGAATCCCGTAACGGGCTGTACGCCGGTGTCTGAAGGTTGCAAAAACTGCTATGCTGAACGTATGAGCAAGCGTTTGGCTGGGAGGTGCGGATATCCAGAGGACGAGCCGTTTAGGGTGACGTTGCACCCAGAAAAATTAAATGAACCTTGGCATTGGAAGAAACCGCGCCGGGTATTTGTATGCAGTATGGGCGATTTATTTCATGAAGATGTACCGGATGATTTTATTCTTAAAGTGTTTTTACAAATGACCTTTTGCCCAAGTAGGCATATATTCATGGTTTTGACAAAGCGACCTAAACGGATGAAGGACATTATAGAGAAATTTATGGGGCAAATGCTTGGGACGTCAGGAAAAACAATGGAGGAAAAGCAAGCCTGGCCTCATAAAAGAGTATGGCTCGGTGTTACAGTAGAAAATCAAGAAATGGCCAATGAAAGAATTCCAATATTACTTAAGATACCAGCAACTGTACGGTTTGTTAGTTGTGAACCTCTATTAGGACCAGTGGATTTATCAAAATGGTTAGGAATATGCGAAGGTTGCGGAGTGCCAGCAACAAAATGCGGACCTGTTTTATGGCATAAAGGTCAAAAATGTTGTCCGGATTGTACCCATGATTTCCAACTTAACTGGGTCATTGCTGGCGGCGAAACCGGCCCTGGAGCTCGACCGATGCACCCAGAGTGGGTAAGGAGCCTACGAGACCAGTGCCAAGAAGCAGGGGTACCATTCTTCTTCAAAAGTTGGGGTGAATATAAACCTTTGCCTTATAGCGATAGAGGGGATGGACTGCATACTCTGACAGAATATAAAGGTTGCAAATATGACTTTGTAAAAGTAGGGAAAAAGAACGCAGGCAGTCTCCTGGACGGTCGGACTTGGGATGAGTTTCCAGATTTGGAGGGCTAAAAATGGACCGCGAATTCAAAATTGTCTTTTTCATTATGCTCCTGGCGGCGGTGATTGGGGCCGCGGCCAGGTTGCCTCATATAATTAATTACCAGGCTATAGTAA includes:
- a CDS encoding DUF5131 family protein, which encodes MGRTKIEWADAVWNPVTGCTPVSEGCKNCYAERMSKRLAGRCGYPEDEPFRVTLHPEKLNEPWHWKKPRRVFVCSMGDLFHEDVPDDFILKVFLQMTFCPSRHIFMVLTKRPKRMKDIIEKFMGQMLGTSGKTMEEKQAWPHKRVWLGVTVENQEMANERIPILLKIPATVRFVSCEPLLGPVDLSKWLGICEGCGVPATKCGPVLWHKGQKCCPDCTHDFQLNWVIAGGETGPGARPMHPEWVRSLRDQCQEAGVPFFFKSWGEYKPLPYSDRGDGLHTLTEYKGCKYDFVKVGKKNAGSLLDGRTWDEFPDLEG